The Oikeobacillus pervagus genome has a segment encoding these proteins:
- a CDS encoding glycerophosphodiester phosphodiesterase family protein: MKKFKRNIKRFFLFLFILIVFMYLNNSSFLTKSRNESPILLAHRGMAQTFPMEGIANDTCTAKRIYKPEHPFLENTIPSMEAAFKAGADIVELDIKPTKDGQFAIFHDWTLDCRTEAEGMVQDYTMAELKKLDVGYGYTADHGKTYPFRGKGVGLMPSLDEVLEYFPEESFLIHIKSAEPTEGIQLAKHLSKLPEKRLNQLTVYGDDQPIHTLKKQLPNLRVMSMATLKSCLLPYLGIGWTGMIPSACENTQLHIPEKYAPLLWGFPNKFLNRMESVNTRVILVAGDGGWSEGFDQKQDLKRLPENYTGGIWTNRIDVIAPIIEKKSEPLKQ, from the coding sequence ATGAAGAAGTTCAAACGAAATATTAAAAGGTTTTTCTTATTTTTATTTATTTTAATTGTGTTCATGTATCTAAATAATAGTTCTTTCCTTACTAAGTCTAGGAATGAATCTCCTATATTATTGGCACATAGAGGAATGGCACAAACCTTCCCAATGGAGGGAATTGCCAATGATACATGTACGGCTAAAAGGATTTATAAACCAGAACATCCTTTTTTGGAGAACACGATTCCCTCGATGGAAGCCGCCTTTAAAGCAGGTGCCGACATTGTAGAATTAGATATAAAGCCTACGAAAGATGGGCAATTCGCTATCTTTCATGACTGGACTCTAGATTGCCGGACAGAGGCAGAGGGAATGGTTCAGGACTATACAATGGCAGAACTAAAAAAACTGGATGTTGGCTACGGATATACAGCTGATCATGGAAAAACTTATCCCTTTCGCGGGAAAGGAGTGGGGCTGATGCCTTCCCTAGATGAGGTATTAGAATATTTCCCAGAGGAGTCATTCCTAATCCATATCAAGAGTGCCGAACCGACAGAAGGCATTCAACTGGCAAAACACCTTTCGAAACTCCCTGAAAAACGTTTAAATCAGTTAACCGTTTACGGAGATGATCAACCTATCCATACATTGAAAAAACAATTACCCAACCTTAGAGTCATGTCAATGGCCACGTTAAAGAGTTGTTTACTTCCTTATCTAGGGATAGGGTGGACAGGTATGATTCCATCCGCGTGTGAGAACACCCAACTGCATATCCCAGAAAAATACGCACCATTATTATGGGGATTTCCTAATAAGTTCTTGAATCGTATGGAAAGCGTAAATACTCGTGTAATACTAGTCGCAGGTGACGGAGGATGGTCGGAAGGTTTTGATCAAAAACAAGATTTAAAACGACTTCCCGAAAATTACACGGGTGGTATTTGGACGAATCGTATTGATGTGATTGCTCCAATTATTGAAAAAAAATCAGAGCCATTAAAACAATGA